In the genome of Phycisphaerae bacterium, one region contains:
- a CDS encoding DUF3300 domain-containing protein, whose protein sequence is MLHGFRLILCALTASCVNATPASAQAPAAGDTSTPAPAKLGSADLQALVAPIALYPDALIAHILPASTAGMDVVQAARFLRKNNGKADPKPNAKWNTSVFVLLKFPDVLYRMDENLDWTQQLGSAVLAQQADVMAAIQTVRHAASAAGSLQSNDKQTVIVQQEVVRIVPTDPQVVYVPTYNPDVVVVNQTSNTGQASAAAAGAAVGFGLGVAVGAILNDDSCDWHGGCVYHGAYPVHYGTYAHPAHPYNPRGLYDPRGIADPRGRYDPRGVADPRGIADPRGVADPRGVADPRGVADPRGVADPRGAADPRGRYDPRGAADPRGPADPRGAGGAGRAGVGGDAGLGGGAAGAGAGRAGRGGQAGLGGGAAGDAGLGRGAAGQGGERRGAGGQAGYGSGAEAGRGSTGNRGGYGGSGAGHGSFGRGSDGGSPFGGYSSGHSANRASSRGGRSMGGGFGGGGGRGGRGGGGGGRGRR, encoded by the coding sequence ATGTTGCATGGGTTTCGACTGATATTGTGCGCGCTGACCGCGTCTTGCGTCAACGCTACGCCGGCTTCCGCCCAGGCCCCCGCCGCCGGCGATACGTCGACTCCCGCCCCTGCCAAGCTCGGGTCGGCCGACCTGCAGGCGCTCGTGGCTCCGATCGCGTTATATCCCGACGCTCTGATCGCCCACATCCTCCCCGCGTCCACCGCCGGAATGGATGTCGTCCAGGCGGCCCGCTTCCTGCGCAAGAACAATGGCAAGGCCGATCCCAAGCCGAACGCCAAGTGGAACACCAGCGTGTTTGTGCTCCTGAAATTTCCCGACGTCCTCTACCGAATGGACGAAAACCTGGATTGGACCCAGCAACTCGGCTCGGCCGTCTTGGCGCAGCAAGCCGACGTCATGGCGGCGATTCAGACCGTGCGCCATGCGGCCAGTGCCGCCGGTTCTTTACAGTCCAATGACAAACAGACGGTCATCGTACAGCAGGAAGTGGTGAGAATCGTTCCGACCGACCCGCAAGTCGTGTATGTCCCCACGTACAACCCCGACGTCGTAGTCGTCAATCAGACCAGCAACACCGGGCAAGCGTCGGCCGCTGCCGCCGGCGCGGCCGTCGGATTCGGCCTCGGTGTCGCCGTGGGGGCTATCCTCAACGACGATTCCTGCGATTGGCATGGAGGCTGCGTTTATCATGGAGCCTATCCGGTCCATTACGGCACCTACGCCCACCCTGCCCACCCGTACAACCCCCGCGGCCTCTACGATCCTCGTGGAATCGCCGATCCCCGCGGACGATATGACCCGCGCGGCGTAGCAGATCCCCGAGGTATCGCCGATCCTCGCGGTGTCGCCGATCCTCGCGGTGTCGCCGATCCTCGCGGCGTCGCCGACCCGCGAGGTGTGGCCGACCCCCGCGGCGCGGCGGACCCCCGAGGTCGCTATGACCCGCGGGGCGCAGCGGATCCCCGAGGTCCCGCCGACCCAAGAGGCGCGGGCGGTGCCGGTCGCGCCGGTGTCGGTGGCGATGCGGGACTGGGCGGCGGCGCAGCCGGCGCTGGTGCCGGACGTGCCGGTCGAGGCGGCCAGGCGGGCCTTGGTGGCGGCGCCGCAGGCGATGCCGGACTCGGTCGAGGTGCAGCCGGACAAGGTGGGGAACGCCGCGGCGCTGGCGGACAGGCAGGATACGGTAGCGGTGCCGAAGCTGGTCGGGGCAGCACCGGAAACCGCGGAGGGTACGGGGGTTCTGGTGCCGGGCACGGAAGCTTCGGGCGCGGTTCCGATGGCGGAAGCCCATTCGGAGGATATTCCAGCGGCCACAGCGCCAACCGCGCCAGCAGCCGTGGCGGTCGGAGCATGGGGGGAGGGTTTGGCGGCGGCGGCGGACGTGGTGGGCGCGGTGGCGGTGGTGGTGGCCGAGGACGGCGGTAG
- a CDS encoding DUF4105 domain-containing protein gives MTQSQPVPAPTAPRRRLPRRVARGLLFALGGLVLLGMTGWMALAVCYADLHTAPPRKFLALIVAIAALSVAAFVRPRRRGLVIFAAMFAGVLAWYFSIRPNSSLEWLPDVARMPHATIEGDLVHLHDIRNFDYRSENDFTPGYYDRTLDLKQIKTADLILSYWSGRAIAHAMLSFGFDDGQYIAISIETRKEKGEQYSTIEGFFRQYELIYVVADERDLIRLRTNYRNEEVYIFRGRVPVEKVRAVFLDYLDTVNTIHKRPRFYNALTENCTTSIFAHLRCAPPYPPFTPGVLLSGYSAEYGYKSGGLDHSVSFEELERRGHINDLAKLADQAPDFSRRIRARLTDPQPPNPLTPDP, from the coding sequence ATGACGCAATCTCAGCCCGTACCGGCACCGACCGCGCCCCGGCGCCGCCTGCCGCGCCGCGTTGCCCGAGGACTGCTTTTCGCCCTCGGCGGCCTCGTCCTACTGGGGATGACCGGCTGGATGGCCCTGGCCGTCTGTTATGCGGATTTGCACACCGCTCCGCCGCGAAAGTTCCTGGCCCTGATAGTGGCGATTGCGGCATTGTCGGTCGCCGCCTTCGTTCGCCCGCGACGGCGCGGCTTGGTGATCTTCGCCGCCATGTTCGCGGGGGTGCTGGCCTGGTACTTTTCGATCCGGCCGAACAGCTCCCTCGAATGGCTCCCCGACGTCGCCCGCATGCCGCACGCGACGATCGAGGGCGATCTCGTCCATCTGCACGACATCCGCAATTTCGACTACCGCTCGGAAAACGACTTCACGCCGGGCTATTACGATCGAACCCTCGATTTGAAGCAGATAAAGACGGCAGACTTAATTCTCTCCTATTGGTCGGGCCGAGCAATCGCCCACGCCATGTTGAGCTTCGGCTTCGACGACGGCCAATACATCGCCATCTCCATCGAGACTCGCAAAGAAAAAGGCGAGCAATACTCCACCATAGAAGGTTTCTTTCGACAGTACGAATTAATCTACGTCGTCGCGGATGAACGCGACCTGATTCGACTGCGTACGAATTATCGCAACGAGGAGGTCTACATCTTTCGAGGGCGGGTGCCGGTCGAAAAAGTGCGTGCCGTCTTCCTGGATTACCTGGACACCGTAAACACGATCCACAAGCGCCCCCGGTTTTACAACGCCCTCACCGAAAACTGCACCACGAGCATTTTCGCCCACCTCCGCTGCGCACCGCCCTATCCGCCGTTTACTCCCGGCGTGTTGCTGAGCGGATATTCGGCGGAGTACGGTTACAAATCCGGCGGCCTCGACCACAGCGTGAGCTTCGAGGAACTCGAGCGCCGCGGGCACATCAACGATCTCGCCAAGCTCGCCGATCAGGCTCCGGATTTTTCGCGACGGATTCGAGCACGGTTGACGGACCCTCAGCCCCCGAATCCGCTCACACCCGATCCATGA